The Microbacterium limosum sequence GCGTGCTCACGTTCAAGGACGTGAACGTCGAGGAACTCTCCCGCCGCGACTTCGAGCTGCCGCAGGAGCTCTCCCTCGACGGAGAGTGACGCAGCCCTCCTCCCCGCGGGTCTGATCCGCGATCTCTCCCCGACCGTCGCGAGGGCGAGCCTCCGGGCACGGCCGCGCTGACACGGTGGGTCTCGCGTGCCGTCGGGTGCGCGGGAGGAGGCGGCCGTGGCGGCGAAGGACGAATTCGGGCGCGCGGGCGAGGAGCGTGCCGCACGGTACCTGGCGGATGCCGGATGGTTGATCCTCGCCCGCAACTGGCGCTGCCGGGAGGGCGAGCTCGACCTCGTCGCGCAGCGGGACGGCGTCCTGGCGGCCGTGGAGGTGAAGTCCCGGCGCGGCATCGGGTACGGCCACCCCTTCGAGGCGATCACTCCCCGCAAGCT is a genomic window containing:
- a CDS encoding YraN family protein, whose amino-acid sequence is MAAKDEFGRAGEERAARYLADAGWLILARNWRCREGELDLVAQRDGVLAAVEVKSRRGIGYGHPFEAITPRKLDRLRRLAVAWAIAHPDEARGRRVRIDAIAITGDDAATAPLEHLEDVR